The Topomyia yanbarensis strain Yona2022 chromosome 3, ASM3024719v1, whole genome shotgun sequence nucleotide sequence ACCACAAATATCACAACGGAAGGGTCGCTCGCCTCGATGATACCGGAGATGTTCTACGAGTCGCTTCTTCAGGAAGAATCGTTTGCCGCAAAGTTCGCATTCGTGAGGCTGAACAGAATCTATTTTGGATATGATAGATGTCGACTGCTTACTTGTGTCCTGATATCCGTTACTTTGCACGTCGGCTGGTTCCTGATCTGGTGCCAGATTTTTCTTGCTAAAAAATGAGCTAGATATTAGCAAATAATTGATCAACCATCTCATTATATCAGCCAATAATTACGCTGAATATAAGAATGAACTCACATTTGATCAGATTTATTGCTGCTACTAGAACCGTTCGTTAATTCTTCCGAGTTTTCTACCTTTGCAAAATCGGAATTATGCATTTCGATATCGGTTGATTTATCGGTAGTGACAACGTCTTTTAGGCTTTCTAATACATTGTGATCTGCATTATCAGTGTCGATTTTAGCTAAATCAAAGACTTTAGTCTTTAGTTTAACCTGCTGGCAATCTTCCATAAataaatcttcaataaacaaaaatttctagtgaaattcaaaaaaaagttcacGAACGTAAGTAAAAAACGAACTAATAACGTACATTGAACTTTTTGCTCCAAACACGACTTCTAATTATAAGTATTTTCTCCTTGATCTGATATTATGTGAACTATTCGATATGTTACTTAGTAAAActacaaattattaaaataagccAAACTGAGATAACTAGCACCTTGGACACTAACGGCGAAAAGTACTAcaatgtttataaacaacagttcgatcatgaatcgaccaaAAGGTCGAAGCAGCAATtatatcgaatcgagaaaaatagctttgaaacagagatgccagatactttttttcaaatgtctgcaataataattttaaaagtctgggaagtacAAAAATTGTcaggaaaattatttttgaccaaaaatgacttaataaTAATGCGTTATATTAAATCAAAATACTGCATTTATAGTCCAAGATAAGTAGAGAGAAATAGTTTATGGACAAAAACCTGAAGTAGATAAAGCTGTAATTTGaaactagtgtaaccaaaaccAAGTGTAACCAAAACCTATACACAAACTTTAATccatatagtccaacgattccacatattgtatggatgataccctgaacaggtcgttataggctcttggatcataagatgtttattagggaagcctttattctcaaaaatctgtaaatatctgcaaccaaactaaaaaatctgcgtcTTCAAAAAAATCTGCATTAGAAgcctgcgaatttgcagacatgtctgcaaatctggcatctctgctttGGAAATTCGCTTCAGACAATTAATTATCTCGGTTCTCCCAGACTGAATCAAACCAGGtgataataggtttgttccagtacacggaagtgactccggagtaaacaggagcaaaaactctttgctcctttttactccggtttgctaccagaagaagaaaaaagagaagaagagagtacaggaacgattttctccggagtacttccagtttctcctggtactggaacagacctaatattttgaaaaatctgtgcgTCACGGAAAACGTACAAATTTGGCTGAAAACAAGATGTGGcgactaggggcagatcactctaagaatgtataacaaatttgcatcaatttagaaaaaaatgcatttaattttcatttttgcatcagctttgcactccctcgcagaaaagtttgtttaacaaacgtcctacgctacGCGAGTCAAAAATTGAGCGCAagtaaaaaattgagaaatctgtgctTGTCTGTCCATTCTAGACAAAaagctgtggaaatctgtgcgttaaacagaaaactgtggaaatctgcGCAGTTCTTGCAATCTGtgcagcatattgaaaatctgAGAAACGCAGATaaatctgtgcacctggcatccctgcaaTCGAAACAAAATCTACACGGTCAGAATAAAATGCCCATTAATGGGCATCAAAAGTGCCCAGTTCAATTCTAGCTGTCACAATTTTTCTAGGGGAGTTTCGGTTTAGACCGAAACCTTAAGCTTAACCCCTAAACCTTTGTTCCAAATAGCACAAAAGCTAATTAAATGATATTTTATTCGCAAAATTCTTTTTAGGAATTTTTAGGAGCCAACAGGGATAAGCTAATGGTCGTATATTCAAGCCCCAGCCAGGATGCATTCTTAGTTGTTGATTGGATCGTATCACTAGCCCTGCAATTTTCTTTGTACACTAACGTCCTTTctgaaaactttttttgaacacatgaaaactacttttttccttttttattttgactatatagtcacattttctttttcatattttataagaaagaagaaagagaagaaaaaagaaAGCTTTGAAAGCttagaaaaacgaaaaaaagtaattttttcacACCGTtcaaaaaatcttcatgaaaatcaatcagcaataTTCTACCAATGATCAgaatacattgattcattttcatgaagctTTTTCCAATGGtgtgagaaaactttttttttgttttccaagatggccgcttattgaggcgttctcagttgaaccttaacgaCACTCAATTGGcaagagattactgggtagggaaagttatgaaaatttagagccatagtactcaagtgagaacaAGGGGGAgtgtattctggttgcagttgaaaactggaaaatccaaccagcggaaatagttttttctcttgtttagtACTAAATCGACGGTTGGTTGAGTgtacttgagtgattcgtagttatactgcctaaacTCGACCCTCTTCACCAGAAGataaaagttaagcccgtaagacattaagcctgttctaatgaccctgccacttctagttttccgatcagTACACTTCACATGCTTggtctcacttgagtactatggctctaaattttcataactttccctacccagtaatctctaggtAATTGAatgttaaaatgtatgaaaactATGTCATAGATTTTAATTGACGTGGAGATGGACTTTACGGGAAACATAAGTAAGAACAGGAGTCAGACAGTGTAAgcgatttttttaacatttcctTGTTTTTCATTAGGGCCCCTTACACGAGGCGctagtaatgtcacttttaatgatcgtgtaaggtgagtaatgacggaattcccatacaattccagtaatgacactacttagtaatgacacttttattgcgcgtgtaaggACCCCTATTGCCTAATGTGTTAAAAAGAGACATGTACgcttttttcagtcatgtaacccgtcagggtaacaatctAGCACATATTTTGGCAAAGCATAATGCTCACCATTGTTTTGTGCCGTTCATATTCAGTTGTgcattgtttacatttgtagaTCGCCACCAAAAACTGGAGGGGGGTCAAACTCGGAGGGGTAGCAACACTACTGAGttcatatgaataaaagtatAAAATGTAAGCAAATGCtccgcaaaaagttgaaaatgttAAGCATGCTCCAGCCTTCCATGAGTGTTATGGCGGCTCAAAAGctgtccttccatgttgctcaggaATACAATCCATTCATACAGGCGTAGATTCATACATGCGAACTTACATTTCTACATACATACCTACTACAAGTTTGTTTCAGAGAGCATGTAATGACATGTCATCAAGTCTATCCAATTCTATGAAAAATCATCCTACCATTGCATTGGAGTCTACGTCCAATgggaaaatttcgcattgaatccgcttgtCACTTCCGAATCGcttttttgtctcctaggtccgaagcggttcaatcgactattaatggatacggtaaacatactagcagtgttactccttactcgcgaatactttttccTACAAGTGCTGTTTCACCTTcctcttataacagaattcgattatacctgttctagtcaatatttATAATATGCATTATGATATGGATTAGgcaaattctcatttttttctattatcattatgCTGAGTAGCTAGACGGGTAAATGCATTTTAGAGTAtcacaaaaagaatctctgtCCATAGAGGACttaagaaatatttatccacaaTTCCCCATAAAGTTTGGTCGAACCGAATATCCATCTGCTTCGGCTCGaacagaccacaccgacccgaaagggccTTAGCGGGTATGCTTGGTCGAGctaaataatcataaaaataaGTCCTgcataattaactatctcttaggtgctaGTGATGGAGTAGGATGAGTACCTCGTTAAAATACCTTGCGAAAAGGGGAATATCagagaagattttttttaactaccTGTAGTATTACGTACCTTGTGTGCCTGCATTATACTCTTTTTCATACGCTGTAAGAAACGACTACTAATAAACACGATTCACTGGAGAATGGTCGCGTTGTTTTTTCTGCTGCCGGTTGAAAGCCTTTGTTGTCCGTAATTTTAACTCCGGTTTTGTATATCTGCTGGTCGTCGCGTCCTtcaggttatgggcccagtaTCCCGGGAGTGCGGAAAATAAGTGTTTTCGGTAGAAGGCTGGTTTACCGGGAAGTTTCGTTCTTTTTGGCTTTCCGAAGAAATAATAGCGGCGTGgttgtaaaaacacaaaatGACCGACGGCTGGAAAGCATCGTTTGCGAAGCTCAGCAATGGAAATTATGCCTCCTGGAAGTTCCGCATGCGGTCTTTGCTAGAACGCGAGGATTTTTGGGACACAATCGAGAAGCCGAAACCGGAGGAGGTTGATGATGTTTATGAGCTGTGGAAGAAAAGTGACGTGAAGGCGCGAGCGACGATCGCGCTATTTGTCGAAGACAGTCAACTCCGCTTCGTGAAAAAGTGTGAAACGGCTCATCAAATGTGGGAAAATTTGAGAGTCTATCATGAAAAGGCTACCATGGGGAATCAGGCAATGTTGTTGCAGCAGTTGTGCTCGAAGAATTTGCGCGAAGGTGGTGATGTGGAGAAGCATCTCGAAGAAGTTGAGTGTTTGTATGAACGCCTCGATAACGCGGGAGTGGAACTCAGTGAACTTTTGCGCATAATCATAATGTTGCGTAGTCTCCCATCGTCGTACAACAGCTTTGTTACATCGTTGGAGAATCGGCCGCAGGAAGATCCTACGATGGATCTAGTAGTAGCTCGATTGCGTGACGAGTACCAAAAGCGAGCAAGTCACATTGGACCTGTTGATAATAGTGAGAAAGCGCTGAGGGTATCGGATAAaggaaaaaatgacaaaaagtGTTTCTATTGTTCGAAACCGGGTCATTTTAAGAGAAACTGCCGTAAGTTTCTTGCGGAAAAGGGTGGtgaaaatgcaaatgaaaatcaAAAACCATCGGGGTCGAACCAGGCTGTTAAGCAAAAAGTGAAACAAGCCCAAGCAGAAGGGAACGATGGCCAACGATCGAAGCAGGTAGTATCGGATGATGTAATCTGTGGTGCCGTATGCTTTTTTGCCGGCGATGTTATTACGAGAGCGTGGACGATCGACAGTGGCTGTACGTGCCATATGACGAATGACCACGCATTTTTCACTGAATTCAAACGTTGAGTCATCGTGGACGTTACACTTGCAGACGGAACGAAAACTAAATCGATCGGAGCAGGAAGCGGTGTAGTTATGGGCATGAATGCCAATGGTGAACGCGTTGCAATTACTCTTGACAATGTGTTATTGGTACCATCCTTGGAAGGTGGTTTAATATCTGTCCGGAAACTGGCAACGAAGGGTTTCACAGTAGTATTTGAGTCAAACGGGTGTTTCATCAAAACAGCTGATGATATAATCCTGGCCGTAGGTGAGTTGGCTGGCTGCCAGTACAAGTTAAAGTTAGCAGAGCAGTGTTTGTCGGTTGCGGGAAATCATGGTGTAAACTGCCAGCACACATGGCACCGGCGGATGGGCCATCGCGACATTAATGTTATGAATACAATCCTGACACAAGGTTTGGCCAGTGGAATCAAGCTGACAGATTGCGGAGAACGGGTCGTGTGTGAATGTTGCTTGAAGGGTAAGTTGGTACGAAAGCCCTTTCCACAGATTCTAGAGCGGAAGTCGAAGCGACCGCTGGATATCATACACACAGACCTGTGCGGACCCATGGAACATCCGACGCCAAGTGGAAACAAGTATTTCATCACTCTAATCGACGATTACAGTCGGTTTTCCGTGGTTTTCCTACTAAAGACGAAGGACGAAGCAACCGACAAGATAATTGAATATGTTCGGTGGGCGGAAAATATTTTCGACAGGAAGCCATGTGTACTGCGATCTGATGGTGGAGGAGAATATGTGGGTGAGAGACTGCAGAAGTTCTGCAGATCGGAAGGCATACAGCAGCAGTTCTCAACTCCCTACTCACCACAGTCGAATGGAGTAGCGGAGCGAAAGAACCGTTCGCTTCAAGAAATGGCCAGCTGTATGTTATTAGATGCCAAGCTTCCCAAAATATATTGGGGAGAAGCGATTCTCACGGCCACGTTCATCCAGAATCGGCTTCCGTCCAGAGCAGTTGATAGGACGCCGTTCGAAATGTGGACAGGCAACAAGCCGGATTTGGCAGATATTCGAATCTTTGGATGTGAAGCGTATGTACGTATACCAGACGCCAAACGCAAAAAGTTCGATCCTCGATCGAAGAAGcttgtatttatgggttattcaGGTTGCCACAAAGGTTACCGCTTCCTTGATGTTCAGACCAACCGCATAATCATTAGTCGAGATGCAGAATTCCTGGAACTCACGAATGGTGCCGATAAACATGAGGAGGCGAGTTCGCTTCCGGATGTACAGCAAGAGGAATGCCGTGTTCCGGATGATATAGTGTCAGATAACGAAGAGAATCCAGCAGTAGTGTTCGAACATAGTGATGATAAAGAGAAGCAGGAAGAGGAGCGTCGTTCAGTGTACGAAGATGCAGAAGATTCAATTGAAGAAAATTTTCTTGGCTTTGAAGAAGTGGAAGTGCCAGATGAATCAATGTTAAACCGCCGAGATCGACACACGCGAGGTGTATTACCCAACAGATATGAagactttattgttggacaagTCCTGCTTTGCGAAGAACCGACTGACTTTCGCGATGCTTTGAGTGTGCCTGTTTGGGAACGCGCAATGCGGGAAGAGATTGATGCACACAAGATGAATTGTACGTGGGAACTGGCGGATCTGCCCCCGGGTAAGAAAGCTATTGGTGCGAAGTGGGTGTTTAAGATAAAGCGGGATGAGACGGGCAGCATTGTGAAGCATAAGGCTCGTATTGTCGCTCAAGGATATTCACAATGTTTCGGCGTGGATTTTACGGAAGTGTATGCGCCAGTCACGCGACAGGCTACGTTACGTGCACTGCTGGCGGTTGCAGGGAAAAAGCAGCTGATCCTGAAGCAATACGATGTTCGAACTGCTTACCTCAACGGTACTATCGAGGAAGAGCTGTATATGCAGCAACCCCCTGGTTTTGTAGTTACGGGGCACGAGAGAAAGGTATGTAAACTTCGAAAAAGTATTTATGGTTTGCGCCAATCTGCCAGATGCTGGAACAAAGCATTACACTCTGTACTACTTGAGTTAAAGTTCAAGCCAAGTACTGCAGATCCGTGTCTCTATATACGATATGAGCAACCGATTGTCATCATTTTGGTCTACGTGGACGACCTGTTGATAGGCAGCACAAGTGAGTCAGACATAGACAAAGTTTATGATAGCCTCCGAAAGAAATTCGACGTTACATCGCTAGGCTCCGTACGCCATTTCTTAGGCTATGAAATTGGGAGAGAGGGATGTTACTACACGTTAAAATTGTCAGCCTACATCGACACTTTGCTTTGTAAGTTCAATATGGAGAATTGTCGCCCCTCCAAGGCCCCCATGGATCCAGGGTACACGTCGTCTAACGAAGACAGTAAACGATTTGACAACCCGACAATATTTCGAAGCCTCGTTGGAGCGTTATTATACTTAGCTGTCAATGCTCGACCTGATTTATCTTTGAGTGTCGGTTTGCTTGGAAGAAAAGTTAGTGAACCTAACAATATGGATTGGTGTGCAGCAAAACGCGTGCTGCAATACTTAAATGCAACGAAAGATTGGCGACTGAAATTCGGACCTGGTGAAGGGTGGTGTCTTAGGGGCTTCTCAGATTCTGACTGGGCTGGAGATTGTCGGACAAGAAGGTCGACAACGGGGTTCATCTTTTTCTATGGAAGCGGCCCAATTAGCTGGGTGAGTAAGGGGCAAAGTTCTGTGGCTCTTTCTTCACTCGAAGCCGAGTACAATGCTCTATCGCTAGCTTGCCAGGAAACCGTTTGGCTGCGGCGATTATTTTTGGAACTAGGAGAGCCCGAAGGAAAAGCTACTGTCATCTTCGAAGACAACCAAGGATGTCTCAGTTTTGCGACGTCGGAGAGAACTAGTGGGCGAGTTAAGCACATAGACACCAAAAGGCACTACGTACGTGAATTAGTCGAACGAGAAGTCGTCAAGTTGGTGTATTGTCCGACCAACGAAATGGTCGCTGATGCACTAACGAAGCCATTGGGACCTACAGGAATGCAAAAATTTATCGATCAAGTTAGATTAAAACCTTAGACTCGGTATTCATCCAGGAGGAGTGATGGAATAGGATGAGTACCTCGTTAAAATACCTTGCGAAAAGGGGAATATCagagaagatttttttttaactacCTGTAGTATTACGTACCTTGTGTGCCTGCATTATACTCTTTTTCATACGCTGTAAGAAACGACTACTAATAAACACGATTCACTGGAGAATGGTCGCGTTGTTTTTTCTGCTGCCGGTTGAAAGCCTTTGTTGTCCGTAATTTTAACTCCGGTTTTGTATACCTGCTGGTCGTCGCGTCCTTCAGctagtcctgcactcctttcctgaattTACCCTTACCCAAGGTAAAAAGAGTCGACAAGTAGCGGAATCCACATGttccccacccaagcgaattgatatATCCACGTGTAAGTAGAGACACACGTCTACCAACCAGCCATGAAGACATCCGAACCcttgagaatggaccatgccagtcgaaggccacaggcccagcaaTTTCTGAACAATTTAGTTGGAAGAATAGTATATGAttagtgctacttacagatttcatttcagTGGTAGTGACTCATTCTCTTTTAAAACTTTATACTACGACATTGCAGTTTACCGCTGCTCATCGCTTCTGGCATTTCGAAACCGTCAGTCAGTTGACCCATAGAATCGAAATCTCTGCCATCGATTCCGCCGCTTCCTTCGGAGCTCTGCTGGCGCGAATagcaactatctgaagcgaacaAGACGTGATATATCACTTTATACATATTCCCTAACCTTATAATCTGCAAAGGCTGCCAGCCGAATTTAATGGAGAAatgctaatgatgtgaccatcaagaatacgtcagatAACCTTAACTGCCTCACTTTGACACGTttggccttaccaagccgtaacgcgggtgtcggcgtgaaaactgccgaataggggttgagaacagcttgaagcaacatctgatgttgctaccaaatgtatgtgatatccaagactgacttggatagttCTATCGAGCCTAGTTTGTTTATACCTTGCATAACCAGACTCACTGTCCTCCATTCACTCACTATTCCGTAACACACATCAATTACAAAAGATTTTGGTTTTTATTGGTCGACATATGTAACCTAAAACTCCATCTTCTTATCGCTAACTAAAATCGCCTTGCCTTTAAACGTTTGTTCTAACTTCCGTAGAAATTCCTCAAAAATAACAGTGCCTCTTAACATACTGGTCTTCTTGTAATCTTTGATTCGGGATCGTTCCTCTTCTCCATCGGCTTTGATGTTCTCATCGAAGGTGTTAACCTCATTCAGTAAACCCCTATAAAGACAACAAATGTATCAAAATCATATTCTGCGAAGGCCCCATAGTCAAAAGTAAAACCTACGTAATAGTCGGAACCTGCGTGGGATCGAACTTCTCAGCCACATTCGGATTGAAAGGAACGCAAACCTTCCCTGTCTTAGGATGAACACAGAACGGCGATTTCAATAAATGGTTGAACCCTTTACTGACATTAATATCAATTCGTGGATAGGTAAAAGCTAGTTGCGTTTCCTCGATTATGTATTTGAGTTTTCTTGCTTTGTTTTGGCCCGAAACTCGAAGGGATTCGAAAAACGCTTCGTATGCCTTCCAAATAGCTTTGGAATCCCCTTGATGTGGTTTAAGCTTTTTGTCCAACTCTAGCCGGATACCTTCATCTTGTACCATGGCCAGCAGCTTCCTGAGACCATCCGGAGTAGCGAACATGTTCTGATCAACAAGGCAAATTTCTTCGAACAGCGGTGTAATCAACTTGTGTGCTCTTTTGATAGCATGATGCATTCTATCTCCTAGACTGACCCTCGTGACCGATCCTTCTCCACCACTTATCAAAATGTGCAAATATTCTGCAATTGACGATCGTCCTTTTGTATCCAAATGTCTTGCCGTTTTGTCACACACCCAACAATGAATACCTCGACGCCCACTAAACACCCACAGCATATGCTCGAAACCGAAGTCTTCCCGCAGAGCGGCATCAATCACCTTACACGCAATTGTCATAAATTTCCAGCATTTTGGACAAACATTGGCCTCATTACAGCAAGTTCTAATCTCATCATAGTCCGTCATATCGATATCGAAAACTAGTTCGCGCTGTAATGGTTTCATCACCGTACTGGCTCGGTGATCTTTCGGGCGGACATTGTACACGGCACCGATATCAATTTTGCACGGACTTTTCGCACAAATTTCCTTCTCCAGATCTGCCTGACTATCGAACGACTGGTATCGTAGGTAAATGTCATCCTCTAGTGTGAATGAAAATTCACGGTTCGCAAAGACGGATGCCTCCGCTAGAATGAAGAAACTAATTTCAATGAAGCTTTAGTGATTGGGTCAAGTACTTACAGAGACCATATGACATCCAACGATAGAACTGATGATGTGGAAATAGACGCTTGTAGTAAATCGGAAGCAAGTCCTGGAGCGAACTTGGGTCGAATGTGTCAGCAGCCTTTTTACCATTTTCAGTATTTTCGGGCATTATTTATTGATAATTTAACGACAGAATTAAAGTACGTCTTGGCCTTCAAACTTGGTGCACGTAAGTAGTCGGTATTTAGCA carries:
- the LOC131689796 gene encoding DNA primase small subunit, with amino-acid sequence MPENTENGKKAADTFDPSSLQDLLPIYYKRLFPHHQFYRWMSYGLSEASVFANREFSFTLEDDIYLRYQSFDSQADLEKEICAKSPCKIDIGAVYNVRPKDHRASTVMKPLQRELVFDIDMTDYDEIRTCCNEANVCPKCWKFMTIACKVIDAALREDFGFEHMLWVFSGRRGIHCWVCDKTARHLDTKGRSSIAEYLHILISGGEGSVTRVSLGDRMHHAIKRAHKLITPLFEEICLVDQNMFATPDGLRKLLAMVQDEGIRLELDKKLKPHQGDSKAIWKAYEAFFESLRVSGQNKARKLKYIIEETQLAFTYPRIDINVSKGFNHLLKSPFCVHPKTGKVCVPFNPNVAEKFDPTQVPTITGLLNEVNTFDENIKADGEEERSRIKDYKKTSMLRGTVIFEEFLRKLEQTFKGKAILVSDKKMEF